GCGCTGCTGTTGCCGGAAACGAGATTTCGCGCGTTGGGGTCGGTCCCCCCGACAATATTCTCGCTGGCGTAAGTACCAATCGCGATCCCTGTAGTACGGTTTCCCCGGGCCACGGTGCCTGTGGCGTCGGTGCCAATGAAATTGCCCTCGATCCGATTGCGACGGGCGCGAGGACCGAAGAACTCGATTGCCCGGTCAAATCTGGAGATGACCAGCCCCCGCACCACGTTGTCGGCGCTGTAGATCCGGATCCCTACCGGCTGCTGTGCGCACCCGTCCACTACCACTTTGAGCACCGCATTGATGGATTCGCCAAAGGGATTGGTGTTGGGGTAGGCCCCAGGCTGCGTGTATCCGTCGATTACCGTTCCACTGTCGTGGAGCGCTAAGCTTTGGGTTAGAGGAATTGTGCACACGCCAAGGCTATCACACCGTGGATCAACAGCCGGAATGAGAAAGCGAATGGTGTCCGGCCCCTCGTGAGAGTTGGCATAATTGACCGCATCGCGCAGCGATCCTAAGCCAGAGTCGGCCGTGGTGGTGACCAGCAAGGGACTGACGGTGTGAACTTCAAGGGCTCCCCCAATGACCGGGCCGACCGGTAGGGAGTTGCCATTGATGTCGGCGAGCAAAACATTCTGAAAGTCAACGCCGGTGCTCCCCTCTGCCTGAGGCAGGAACACCACCTGGGCCAAGGCGCCCGATCCATTAGGGCCAGGATTGACCCCAAACGTTGCGGCGCCGAAGGTAAGGCGCCCCGGATACGACGTGTTGTCAATCTGGGGACCTACTGGAATCACTGTTCTCCCGGTGCTTCCCAAAAACGGCCCTGCCCAGGCGGTTGTGGCATGCACCACATGGCTGTCGAATATGAGGTCGAACTGGAAGGCGCCGAGGTTGGTGACGTTTTCGATCTGGACCCTGAGGGTGCACGCCTGGGCGGTGAGCACCGTGGTTGTGGCGGGCACTATGCGGAGGGTAGGTTGGGCAGACCCCTCTCCGGAGGCAATGAGCACACTGAGGCCGAAAAATGACAGGCGGAGCATGTACCTCATGATTCGCCTCCTTTCCAAAGAAGACATGGGCAGGCTCACGAAACAGCGCACCGTACAGTTCTTGCGCCCGGAGTGGAGACCCGGAGCATTGGAGCGGGCATGAGAATCTCACCCTCGTCCCAGGGATCCGTGCCATATGCGCTGTACGAACCGGACGAAAGAAGCGGCACGCCCGGCGTGCGCGTGCTGCCGCCTCCGTAGCTAAAGCTCATCGCATCAGCGCCATCTTCATGGTGGCCTTAAGCTTTCCAGCGTCAAGCCTGCACACGTACACCCCTGAGGGCAGGCGCCCGCCGTGTTCATCACACCCGTCCCAAAGGACCGCGTGGGCGCCAGGGCCCAAAGCGCCCTCCAGCAGCACCCTGACCACTTCGCCCCGCAGGTTGTGGATGCTCAGCGTCACAGGTATCTTGTCGCTATCCCCGCCCGGAAGTTCAAACTCGATTTTGGTTTGGGGATTGAAGGGGTTGGGGTAGTTCTGGCGCAAGGTAAGCTGTCTCGGTACGCTGGTCTGCTCTACCTCTTGCCATAGGACGTTCGCCACCGGAATCGGGGTTCCGTCCTTGGTCGCCAACTGAATGCGCTCCAATTGAACCGGCGCGTCTGAGTTGAGCTCGATGCGCCCCAACACTCCAGAGCCTTGGCCACCTTCCTTATTTCCGAAGCTAAACGCCGCCACCGTGGCCCGCTTGCCGGAAGCAGTATGTTGGGGCCCAAGTACGGATACCGTATTCCCGGTCATGGTTAAGATGTCACCGGCAGCGAAGGAGGTTATTTCGAAAGGCGCGGACGACACCAGGTCGAATTGGAACCCGCCGAGGTTTGCCGCCCCTTTGGTCCATAGCTCGAGTGCTGCACGCCCTGCGCCTTTCGCAATGCTTGCCACCAGAGTGAGTGCCTCAACAGGCGGAGCGGGCAGAGAGCGTGCTAATCCGCCAGGGGGCAACGGTCTATTCCACCACGCTGCCACCAGTTGGATATCAATGATGTCGATATCGCCGTCGCCCTGGCCCTCGTTGTCCACGTCGTAGCGGGGGTCATAGTTGGGGTCGCCCACGCGGGTGTTCCAATGCGCACACACCAGCTGGATGTCAATGATGTCGATGCGGTCGTCGTTGTTCACATCCGCCCAGAAGCCTTTTTTCACGATGATTTCGCCATCTACCACGGCCACTGGAATCACGACCCCGTTGATGTCGCTCACTTGGACATTGCGCAGATCAAGCGCAGCGCTGCCCTCCCCTACGCCGGTCCAGGTAATGGTCGCCAAGGTGCCGTTTCCGTTCGGTCCGGCTTGAGTGCCAAAGGTGGCGGCGCCAAAAACGACGGTACCCGCGGTGGTGTCGATCGCCGGGCCCACGGGGATGACGGTGCGACCGGTGCTCCCCAAGAACGGCCCCAGCTGCACAGGAGTGCTGCCCCTCAATTGCACCACGGTGCGGTCGTAGCCAATCTCAAATTGGAAACTCCCGATGTTGGTCACCCCCTCGACGACCACATCCACACTTCCGGTACGATTCAGGTAAAGTTGCCTCTTGGCGGGCTCCATCCGTACCGTTACCCCGGGCTGTTCAGCTCCGCTCTGGTTGACAGTTACTTGGCAGGGGCTGCCACTGGCGCCCGGCGCGGTGACCGTAATGGTGCCACTGCGGGGGGTAGTGGAGGGATTGGCGGCGTGAGCCACCACTATGGTTCCCTTGTTCGTGCCGCTGGCTCCGGAGGTGATAGTCAGCCACGAGGCCCCTTCGGTGACCGTAGCGGTCCAATTCATCGTGCCGCCGCCGGTGTTGTCCACTTCAAATCCGGTAGTCCCTGCCCTAGCCGGAACGTCGTGGCTACTGGGCGTGACCACCAATACCGGCAGCTGTTGGGTGGTAATCGTGAATGGGTGGTCAGTAAGGTCGTAGATCTCGTAGCCTGTCAACCGCACTTTGACAATGCAATTTGTGGAGGGCGTGTTGGGGATTGTCCAATTGTATGAGCTGCATGGCGCTAACAACGGCACGATGGTGCTCCACCTACTCCCGCCGTCAGTGGAGTACTCGATCGCATAGTTGGAAAGGGGAATCATTTGCGCTGTCCAGGAGATGGTCTGGGTGGAACCGACCGGCCAGACCTCGCCGCCGTTGGGGGTGTCCACCCGTAGGAAGCCCAGGAACAGCCTGTACTGGAGGGTGTCGGTGTTGGAATAGGCTGACATGAGGCCATCCTTTACCGCAGCCACCCTGAAGACGTAAGTGTGCATGACTGCGGCGTTGTCCATTTGGTAGGAGGTGACGTTCGGGCCAAGGTTGGCCAAAGTGTCCCACGGTGCGTCAAGACCGTCTTTGAACTCAAGCTGGAAGCCGGTCTCGTCGTCAGAGTTGTCTTGCCAGGTGATGTGGATCTGTGGCACGGTCTGATAGGCCTGGAGATTAGACGGGGCTGCCGGGGGCTGTGGTTGCTCGCCCCCCAAAGGGGTCACCTCGTCTAGGTAAATGCCTCCCTCATAGTACACGCCCTCCAACTTCCCCCAGATTAACACGGCCACTCGCTGAATCGTATAGTTTGTGGGGAACGTGGGGATGGCCGACCAGTCGAACTTTAAGTGATTCCAGTTGGCAATGCCATCGCCGTACACGTCATGGGTCAGGGCCTGTGCGGTCCCGCTGTAGAAGGCGCGGAGTAGTGCCTGATCATGGTCATAGGCAAATACCCAGAGATTAGCATAGGCCGACCCGAAGTTGGCCATGCACTCGGCGATTTCCACCGAGAAGCCCCGGGCTGCCTGCCAGGTGGGAGAACCCGACAGGTCCGGGGAAACGAGCTTCATGACCCACCAGGTGTGGCCGGGATTGGTGATGCCATGTCCTCCGAGAGTGGCAAGTCGCAACGTGCCATGCTGGTCGTTCATGGGATCGAGTCCCGGCGGGTTGGGGTAGTTCACCGCATCCTGCCAGCCGTCGAAGAAGTTGGACGAGTACCGCGTGGCACCGGTTTCGTCGAATGCCCCATCCAGCGTCCAGCCCTGCACGGTGCCGTCATTGAAGTCGAACTTTGCCAGAGCCATAGGGGCTCGGGAATGCAAGGCGCCAATGTCCTGAATCTCGGCGCTCAGCTCGGCGCCGCCGCTGCCGGGCACCGACGGGTTTGGCTGGATGCGAAGCAGTGTGACCGTCGCACCCGCCGCAATGCCGAAATCGCTAAGGTCGATTGCTTGCGTGCCTACATACTGCCTGAACGCAGTGAGGTTAGCGGTGGTACCATCTCTGCTCACCGCGACGCGGTAGGCTTCAGCCACGCCGTATTCGAATACGACAAAGTCCGCCCCGTCCTCGTTGACAACGACGTTGTCAATAAAGCGGACGTCGGCCATGCCGGCGCTTCCCCCAGCAACTACCCAGGTGTTAAGGTTGCGGTCGGTGAGTGCAGTGTTGATGCTAGTGGTACCTGTGGGCAAAAGACCGGCGCCCGGCGGAGGTGAACCGACCTCCGTAGCCTCGTCGGCAAATGCCGCCCAGGATTGGAAGGTGTAGCCCCCAAAGTTCACTTGAGCGAGAAGCAGGGCGGGGAGCAGCAAGGCCACCGCCAAGGCGGCCAGGTGGAGGACGGTTGGCCGTGCCATGGCAACCTCCTTTCATATTGCCCAAATAAGAAGCCTCCCTCACCTTCACCATCCCGTGCTTCCCTTGACAATATACCGACTCTCCTCGACAAAGTCAAGGAAAAACTTGTAAGAAAACAGTACAAAAGCTACCGCGATTTCATATCGGGACACCTTCGCATTTACTTGGCGAGAAACAGGAGCTTCACACTCTGACAAAAGGCCCCGGCCTGCATGCGGCATATGTAGACCCCACTCGGGAAACCTGTTGCATCCCAAATACAAGTATGGATGCCTGGACTGTGGTGCTGCGCCACCAGCGTCGCGATCTCTCTTCCGAGCGTGTCAAAAACCTTTAGTGACGTGT
Above is a genomic segment from candidate division KSB1 bacterium containing:
- a CDS encoding BACON domain-containing carbohydrate-binding protein, which codes for MARPTVLHLAALAVALLLPALLLAQVNFGGYTFQSWAAFADEATEVGSPPPGAGLLPTGTTSINTALTDRNLNTWVVAGGSAGMADVRFIDNVVVNEDGADFVVFEYGVAEAYRVAVSRDGTTANLTAFRQYVGTQAIDLSDFGIAAGATVTLLRIQPNPSVPGSGGAELSAEIQDIGALHSRAPMALAKFDFNDGTVQGWTLDGAFDETGATRYSSNFFDGWQDAVNYPNPPGLDPMNDQHGTLRLATLGGHGITNPGHTWWVMKLVSPDLSGSPTWQAARGFSVEIAECMANFGSAYANLWVFAYDHDQALLRAFYSGTAQALTHDVYGDGIANWNHLKFDWSAIPTFPTNYTIQRVAVLIWGKLEGVYYEGGIYLDEVTPLGGEQPQPPAAPSNLQAYQTVPQIHITWQDNSDDETGFQLEFKDGLDAPWDTLANLGPNVTSYQMDNAAVMHTYVFRVAAVKDGLMSAYSNTDTLQYRLFLGFLRVDTPNGGEVWPVGSTQTISWTAQMIPLSNYAIEYSTDGGSRWSTIVPLLAPCSSYNWTIPNTPSTNCIVKVRLTGYEIYDLTDHPFTITTQQLPVLVVTPSSHDVPARAGTTGFEVDNTGGGTMNWTATVTEGASWLTITSGASGTNKGTIVVAHAANPSTTPRSGTITVTAPGASGSPCQVTVNQSGAEQPGVTVRMEPAKRQLYLNRTGSVDVVVEGVTNIGSFQFEIGYDRTVVQLRGSTPVQLGPFLGSTGRTVIPVGPAIDTTAGTVVFGAATFGTQAGPNGNGTLATITWTGVGEGSAALDLRNVQVSDINGVVIPVAVVDGEIIVKKGFWADVNNDDRIDIIDIQLVCAHWNTRVGDPNYDPRYDVDNEGQGDGDIDIIDIQLVAAWWNRPLPPGGLARSLPAPPVEALTLVASIAKGAGRAALELWTKGAANLGGFQFDLVSSAPFEITSFAAGDILTMTGNTVSVLGPQHTASGKRATVAAFSFGNKEGGQGSGVLGRIELNSDAPVQLERIQLATKDGTPIPVANVLWQEVEQTSVPRQLTLRQNYPNPFNPQTKIEFELPGGDSDKIPVTLSIHNLRGEVVRVLLEGALGPGAHAVLWDGCDEHGGRLPSGVYVCRLDAGKLKATMKMALMR